GGTAAGAATAAATTCTTACCCTGCAAGCATTTTTTCTATTTTTTCTTCCTTATAGGAATATAGCTATCGCCATTCCAATCTCCAGCATCTTACACTAATTTGTATTCGAACACTTTTGCGTTTGATATATATCAAACGAATAAAACACATATATGCTTCTTTCATTTGATAATTGTGTTCCTTTCGTTTAATATTGCTGGAACGATTGTTTGTTCAGTATTATTTTGCGATCAACAAATAATAATTCTTTTTACCTCTCTGAACCAACAGATACTTTTCATCCAACAGAGAAGAACAATCAATAACAGTTTCAGCATCAGCCAATTTCTCTTTGTTAATACTGATACCACCACTCTGTACCAGCTTACGCATTTCACCTTTAGATGCAAAAACGGCTGCTTTCTCAGTGAACAGGTCGATTGCCTTTACGCCGGCACTCAACTCGTCACGACTGATCTCAAACTGCGGAACACCATCAAATACGGCCAACAAAGTATCTTCATCGAGCTTCTTCAAAGCTTCAGAAGTAGAGTTACCGAACAAGATATTGGAAGCTTCAACAGCAGCTTCGTAATCTTCTAGAGAATGAACCATTACAGTGATCTCTTTCGCCAAACGTTTCTGCAAAGGACGAAGATGAGCAGCAGCTGCCTGTTCTTCTTCCAGGGCAGCGATTTCTTCTTTACTCAGATCCGTAAATATCTTAATATATCTTGCCGCATCCGCATCACTTACATTCAACCAGAACTGGTAGAATTTATAAGGAGAGGTATAACGACGGTCCAACCACACGTTACCCGATTCTGTCTTACCGAACTTACCACCGTCTGCTTTCGTGATCAACGGACAAGTAAGGGCAAATGCTTCACCACCTGTTTTACGACGGATCAATTCCGTACCGGTAGTAATGTTACCCCACTGATCGGAACCACCCATCTGCAAACGGCAACCTTCATTCTGATACAGGAACAGATAATCGTATCCCTGCAATAATTGATAAGAGAACTCAGTGAAGGACATACCTACGCTTGATTCGGAGCTAAGACGCTTCTTTACAGAATCCTTAGCCATCATATAATTAACAGTCAGGTGTTTACCGATATCACGGATAAAGTTCAGGAATGAATAATCCTTCATCCAGTCATAGTTGTTTACCAACTTGGCTGCATTAGGAGCATCCGAATCGAAATCCAGGAATTTAGCCAACTGCTTTTTAATACTTTCCTGATTGTGACGAAGTGTTACTTCATCCAGCAGATTACGCTCTGCCGACTTCATTGAAGGGTCTCCGATCATACCGGTGGCACCACCGACCAGAGCGATAGGACGGTGTCCGGCACGCTGCAAATGCTTCAGCATCATGACACTAACAAGGTGTCCGATATGTAATGAATCGGCCGTCGGGTCAATGCCTACGTACGCAGAAGTCATTTCTTTCTGTAACTGCTCTTCTGTTCCGGGCATCATATCATGAATCATGCCCCTCCATCTTAATTCTTCAACAAAATTCATCGTTTTAATTATAGGTTTATATTGAATGCGGGCAAAGGTACGACTTAAAATTGAGAATTGATAATTGACAATTGACAATTATTTGATACAGCAAGGGTTAGTATCCCTTGTTCCGGGAATTAACGGATAAAAGAAATACATTCTGTACATTCTTTTCCAATGTAGCTGTAAGCTCTTCAAGGGATATACACAAAGAGGATGCTATTTTCCGATAAACCGAACGAATATCGATTGCCGCATCATCTGTTTCTGCAAACAAACGATCCGGCCATGCTGCCTGTAATGCCTGTTGATTGAAATACTCTCCGAAAGACAGGAAAAATTCTTGTTTAAGCAGTTGTTGAGCCAATATGCCATTTCCACGGAAACCATGAATAATCCAGGGGACACGGGGTTTCATCGATTTCCTCTGCATAATCAATTCATCCCATGCTTTTACGCAATGAATAATAAGCGGTTTACCGCTCCTTTCCGCCAAAGCAGCCTGCTTTGCAAATACATCCGACTGAATATCCAATGGTGTTTCTGACAATTTATCCAATCCGGCCTCACCGACAGCTACTACAGAGGGACACAAGACTGCTGACTCCAAACGGAGGAATTGTCCTTGTACATTATTATATATATACCACGGATGGATACCTACCGAACACCATTGCCCGGAAAAAGAGTTTTCTTCCTTTTCATTTCCTATAATCCTGTTGATGATTGTAACATCCTCGGGATCGATAGCCGGATGATGCGCATGTATATCGTAATAATTCATAATCTACGGTACGGGATCATATCCGCTTCCCCCCCAGGGATGGCATCGGAGTATACGTTTTACAGCCAAGTAAAGGCCTTTTATTGGACCATACTTTTTGAGGGCCTGCACAGCATATTCGGAACAGGTAGGAGTATACCTGCACGAAGCCGGTGTCATAGGTGAGATGCAATATTTATAGAAATAGACCGGCAACAGGAGCAGTGCAGTAAAGAATTTCTTCATTATTCTTTTTCGCGCAATATCCGGATCGCTTTCGTCATCGCTTTCTCCATATCCGTAAAAGGATGAATCTCTTTATCCACATAAAGGAAAGCAATCAGCATGCGCTTGTTTTTTTCTGTCAACGGATCGATCAGATCGTATTTACGTACCCGGTAGGCTTCACGTACCTGACGTTTGATCAGGTTTCGTTTTACGGCACGTTTGAATTTTTTCTTGGGGACGCTGATCAGGATAGAGACAGGAGCAGACATCTCTTCCTC
This is a stretch of genomic DNA from Parabacteroides chongii. It encodes these proteins:
- the rnpA gene encoding ribonuclease P protein component — encoded protein: MENRRYTLSKEERLSWKRYIDLLFEKGQSFVAFPLRVVYLPLEEEMSAPVSILISVPKKKFKRAVKRNLIKRQVREAYRVRKYDLIDPLTEKNKRMLIAFLYVDKEIHPFTDMEKAMTKAIRILREKE
- a CDS encoding TatD family hydrolase gives rise to the protein MNYYDIHAHHPAIDPEDVTIINRIIGNEKEENSFSGQWCSVGIHPWYIYNNVQGQFLRLESAVLCPSVVAVGEAGLDKLSETPLDIQSDVFAKQAALAERSGKPLIIHCVKAWDELIMQRKSMKPRVPWIIHGFRGNGILAQQLLKQEFFLSFGEYFNQQALQAAWPDRLFAETDDAAIDIRSVYRKIASSLCISLEELTATLEKNVQNVFLLSVNSRNKGY
- the tyrS gene encoding tyrosine--tRNA ligase, with amino-acid sequence MNFVEELRWRGMIHDMMPGTEEQLQKEMTSAYVGIDPTADSLHIGHLVSVMMLKHLQRAGHRPIALVGGATGMIGDPSMKSAERNLLDEVTLRHNQESIKKQLAKFLDFDSDAPNAAKLVNNYDWMKDYSFLNFIRDIGKHLTVNYMMAKDSVKKRLSSESSVGMSFTEFSYQLLQGYDYLFLYQNEGCRLQMGGSDQWGNITTGTELIRRKTGGEAFALTCPLITKADGGKFGKTESGNVWLDRRYTSPYKFYQFWLNVSDADAARYIKIFTDLSKEEIAALEEEQAAAAHLRPLQKRLAKEITVMVHSLEDYEAAVEASNILFGNSTSEALKKLDEDTLLAVFDGVPQFEISRDELSAGVKAIDLFTEKAAVFASKGEMRKLVQSGGISINKEKLADAETVIDCSSLLDEKYLLVQRGKKNYYLLIAK
- the yidD gene encoding membrane protein insertion efficiency factor YidD; protein product: MKKFFTALLLLPVYFYKYCISPMTPASCRYTPTCSEYAVQALKKYGPIKGLYLAVKRILRCHPWGGSGYDPVP